A genomic stretch from Candidatus Methylomirabilis sp. includes:
- the speD gene encoding adenosylmethionine decarboxylase has protein sequence MHALGTHLLVELHGCDPDKLKRVDVVKDIMVSAAQACKATVVDVAFHEFNPFGVSGIVVIAESHLSIHTWPEYRYAALDIFTCGHVIKPQEAVEYITARFGCTAPSVVEVKRGVIPGASRKLPHKIPADRSAKASRRPLAAVTS, from the coding sequence TTGCACGCCTTGGGGACGCACCTCTTGGTGGAGCTCCACGGTTGTGACCCGGACAAACTGAAGCGCGTCGATGTCGTGAAGGACATCATGGTCTCCGCAGCCCAGGCGTGTAAGGCGACCGTCGTGGACGTGGCCTTCCACGAGTTCAACCCCTTTGGCGTCAGCGGCATTGTGGTCATCGCCGAGTCCCACCTCTCCATCCACACCTGGCCCGAGTACCGGTACGCCGCGCTGGACATCTTCACCTGCGGTCACGTGATCAAACCCCAGGAGGCCGTCGAGTACATCACGGCCCGGTTCGGCTGCACCGCCCCCTCCGTCGTGGAGGTGAAGCGGGGCGTCATCCCGGGTGCCAGCCGGAAGCTCCCCCACAAGATCCCCGCCGATCGGTCCGCAAAGGCCAGCCGTCGGCCCCTCGCGGCCGTCACCTCCTAG